The proteins below are encoded in one region of Lactuca sativa cultivar Salinas chromosome 3, Lsat_Salinas_v11, whole genome shotgun sequence:
- the LOC111884138 gene encoding protein RGF1 INDUCIBLE TRANSCRIPTION FACTOR 1 has product MGAGGPDEEEQKWPPWLKPMLRESFFVQCKLHADSHKSECNMYCLDCMNGPLCSLCLNHHKDHRAIQIRRSSYHDVIRVSEIQKYLDISSVQTYIINSAKVVFLNERPQPRPGKGVTNTCEVCERSLLDSFRFCSLGCKIVGTSTNFERKRKISPEKKHLMMAISDSEDSYSSSSHGRQSNHNNGRTHSFTPSTPPPTAASFRTAKRRKGIPHRAPMGGLVIEY; this is encoded by the exons ATG GGTGCCGGAGGACCTGATGAAGAAGAACAAAAGTGGCCGCCATGGTTGAAACCGATGCTTCGAGAAAGCTTCTTTGTTCAATGCAAATTACACGCAGATTCGCACAAGTCTGAATGCAATATGTACTGCTTGGATTGCATGAATGGCCCTCTTTGTTCTCTCTGTCTCAATCACCACAAGGATCATCGTGCTATTCAG attCGAAGGTCATCGTATCACGATGTGATCAGAGTGTCCGAGATTCAGAAATACTTGGACATCAGTTCAGTGCAGACTTACATTATCAACAGCGCAAAGGTTGTGTTCTTGAACGAACGTCCACAGCCGAGGCCCGGAAAAGGCGTCACCAATACCTGTGAAGTTTGTGAGCGAAGCCTTCTTGATTCCTTCCGATTCTGTTCTCTTGGTTGTAAG ATTGTTGGAACGTCGACGAATTtcgagaggaagaggaagatttCGCCGGAGAAGAAGCATTTAATGATGGCAATCTCCGATTCAGAGGATTCTTACAGCAGCAGCAGCCATGGACGTCAGAGTAACCATAACAACGGCCGGACCCACAGCTTCACTCCGTCAACGCCGCCGCCGACCGCAGCTAGCTTCAGGACGGCCAAGAGAAGAAAGGGCATACCTCATAGAGCCCCCATGGGTG